Proteins encoded by one window of Manihot esculenta cultivar AM560-2 chromosome 10, M.esculenta_v8, whole genome shotgun sequence:
- the LOC110623949 gene encoding pentatricopeptide repeat-containing protein At5g46580, chloroplastic, which produces MASNLSAAPDFHLTIPQSDKRRPIFFTAPIRQNLTKKRLTISCNSSGSSPKSSPNLKESLNPKNPSLSDQLKTLSATTLSTTKDSRTHLLSKPKSTWVNPTKPRKSVLSLQRQKRSPYSLNPIVKELRLFAQKLNDCDSSNETTFLSLIDQIPYPLTRENALLILNSLKPWQKAHLFFNWIKTQNSFPMETIFYNVVMKSLRFGRQFELIDNLANEMVSNEIELDNITYSTIITCAKRCNMFDKALEWFERMYKTGLMPDEVTYSAVLDVYAKLGKVEEVLSLYERGVASGWKPDPITFSVLAKMFGEAGDYDGIRFVLQEMKSLGVQPNLVVYNTLLEAMGRAGKPGLARSLFEEMVESGVTPNEKSLTALAKIYGKARWAKDAMELWERMRSNDWPMDFILYNTLLSMCADLGMEEEAERLFEDMKRSEHCRPDSWSYTAMLNIYGSGGNASKAMDLFEEMSKLGVDINVMGCTCLIQCLGKSRRIDDLVRVFNVSIERGVNPDDRLCGCLLSVVSLCEESEDANRVLACLQQANPRLVALVRLIEEEKTSYETVKEEFRVIVSDTAVEARRPFCNCLIDICRSRNLHCRAHELLYLGTLYGLYPDLHHKTADEWSLDVRSLSVGAAHTALEEWMGTLTKFVQRDEALPEMFSAYTGTGTHRFSQGLANAFAAHVEKLSAPFRQCKERAGCFVATRDDLVTWVQSRSPSPIIA; this is translated from the coding sequence ATGGCTTCTAATCTCTCTGCAGCTCCAGATTTTCATCTTACAATACCACAATCTGATAAAAGAAGACCTATTTTCTTCACTGCCCCAATCAGGCAAAATCTTACCAAAAAGAGACTCACCATTTCCTGCAATTCATCTGGATCTTCTCCAAAGTCATCTCCAAATCTCAAGGAATCACTCAACCCCAAAAACCCATCTTTATCTGACCAACTCAAGACTCTCTCTGCTACCACCCTCTCCACTACCAAAGACAGCAGAACCCATCTCTTATCTAAGCCAAAGTCCACATGGGTCAACCCCACAAAACCTAGAAAGTCTGTGCTTTCACTTCAAAGGCAAAAGCGTTCTCCTTACTCGCTGAATCCCATTGTCAAAGAGTTGAGACTCTTTGCACAGAAGCTGAACGACTGTGATTCTTCAAATGAAACTACTTTCTTATCTCTTATTGATCAAATCCCTTATCCACTCACCAGAGAGAATGCGCTCTTGATACTTAATAGCTTGAAACCATGGCAAAAGGCTCATCTTTTTTTCAATTGGATCAAAACCCAGAATTCGTTTCCTATGGAGACTATATTCTACAATGTGGTAATGAAGTCtttaaggtttgggaggcagttTGAGCTCATTGACAACCTCGCAAATGAGATGGTAAGCAATGAAATTGAACTTGATAACATTACATATTCAACTATTATAACTTGTGCTAAAAGGTGCAATATGTTTGATAAGGCATTGGAGTGGTTTGAGAGAATGTATAAAACTGGTTTAATGCCTGACGAGGTTACTTATTCCGCTGTTTTAGATGTTTATGCTAAATTGGGGAAGGTTGAGGAAGTGTTAAGTCTGTATGAGAGGGGGGTAGCTAGTGGGTGGAAGCCTGATCCTATTACATTCTCTGTTTTGGCAAAGATGTTTGGTGAAGCAGGGGACTATGATGGCATTAGGTTCGTATTGCAAGAAATGAAATCTTTAGGTGTTCAGCCTAATTTGGTTGTGTACAATACATTGCTAGAGGCAATGGGCAGAGCTGGGAAACCTGGTCTGGCTAGGAGTTTGTTCGAGGAAATGGTGGAATCGGGGGTAACCCCAAATGAGAAATCATTAACTGCACTGGCCAAGATTTATGGTAAGGCTAGGTGGGCTAAGGATGCAATGGAATTATGGGAAAGGATGAGGTCAAATGATTGGCCAATGGACTTCATTTTGTATAATACATTGCTAAGCATGTGTGCAGATCTTGGAATGGAGGAGGAGGCTGAGAGATTGTTTGAGGATATGAAGAGATCAGAGCACTGTAGGCCAGATAGTTGGAGCTACACAGCAATGTTAAACATATATGGCAGCGGAGGGAATGCCAGTAAGGCTATGGATCTATTTGAAGAGATGTCTAAGTTGGGTGTTGATATTAATGTGATGGGATGCACTTGTTTGATTCAGTGCTTAGGAAAATCTAGGAGAATTGATGATCTGGTTAGGGTTTTTAATGTTTCAATTGAGCGAGGGGTTAATCCAGATGATAGACTTTGTGGTTGCTTGCTCTCTGTTGTGTCACTTTGTGAGGAGAGTGAGGATGCAAACAGAGTACTTGCTTGTTTACAGCAAGCTAATCCAAGGTTGGTTGCATTGGTGAGGttgattgaagaagaaaagactAGCTATGAGACTGTTAAGGAGGAGTTTAGGGTTATTGTCAGTGACACTGCAGTTGAGGCACGGAGACCCTTTTGTAACTGCTTGATTGATATATGTCGTAGTAGAAATCTTCATTGTAGAGCACATGAGCTGCTCTATCTGGGAACTCTTTATGGATTATATCCAGATTTACATCATAAAACTGCAGATGAGTGGAGTTTGGATGTTCGCTCACTGTCTGTGGGTGCAGCTCATACTGCACTTGAGGAATGGATGGGAACTTTAACCAAATTTGTTCAGCGCGACGAGGCATTGCCAGAAATGTTTTCAGCTTACACTGGTACAGGAACTCACAGGTTCTCTCAAGGGCTAGCCAATGCATTCGCTGCACATGTTGAAAAACTTTCTGCACCATTTAGACAGTGTAAAGAAAGAGCTGGTTGTTTTGTGGCAACACGGGATGATTTAGTAACTTGGGTGCAATCAAGGAGTCCATCTCCCATTATAGCCTAA
- the LOC110623950 gene encoding auxin response factor 1 isoform X2, with protein sequence MASTATHHFTGGGYHYALYKELWDACAGPLVTLPRAGERVYFFPQGYIEQLGAPVHGELEQEMLPFILPSKILCRVIYVQRMAEPETDQVCAQIILLPELDQTEITSPDPPLPEQETYTIHSFHKTLTASDISTRGSLFIYRKHAEDCLPPLDMSQQPPRQDLIAADLHRNKWHFQHIFRGKPKRHVLTTGWNAYVNSKKLAAGDVFIFLRGENGRIHIGVRRLVRQERDISSVMSSENLHLEVLASASHAMTTGSLFCVSYRPRQNSSGFIVNVNKYLEAQKYMYSVGTKFKMRFEDEQILECSFKGTIVGIEDISSRWPDSKWRCLKVQWDEPSSILRPERVSPWELEPLVAISTPKFLPGLGKKRARPCLLPSSARYYVDTWKFPSESPAAFSYYDLYSSSSSSSTSKSNSLGFSGFSSQASISPNRVENVVESSAYAVDEEPGNVGDGCPVLSLDTSDQHSETLNNINQSEIHSGSCEPKKLCPPSPQEIEGKQIRKHVKVKMQGVAVGRSVDLTQMDCHEDLLRELEKMFDIEGKLRGSTKKWEVIYTDEEGDMMLFGDYPWPEFCSMVREIFICASDEVRRMKSRSG encoded by the exons ATGGCATCAACAGCAACTCATcattttacaggag GGGGTTACCATTATGCTTTATATAAGGAACTATGGGATGCCTGTGCTGGACCTCTTGTTACCCTTCCTCGCGCAGGAGAACGAGTTTATTTTTTTCCACAAGGTTACATAGAACAG CTTGGAGCTCCTGTACATGGAGAGTTAGAGCAGGAAATGCTCCCATTCATTCTTCCGTCTAAAATTCTTTGTAGAGTGATTTATGTTCAGCGTATG GCTGAACCTGAAACTGACCAAGTTTGTGCACAGATAATTCTACTTCCTGAACTAGAT CAAACAGAAATTACCAGCCCTGATCCTCCCCTTCCAGAACAAGAAACATACACAATCCATTCATTTCACAAAACTCTTACTGCTTCAGACATAAGCACCCGTggcagtttatttatttatcgaAAGCATGCAGAGGACTGTCTTCCTCCATTG GATATGTCCCAGCAGCCACCTAGGCAGGACTTGATTGCAGCTGATCTGCATAGAAATAAGTGGCATTTTCAACACATTTTTCGAG GTAAACCTAAGCGCCACGTACTCACAACTGGGTGGAATGCATATGTTAACTCCAAAAAGTTAGCAGCAGGCGATGTGTTTATCTTTCTAAG GGGAGAAAATGGAAGGATTCACATTGGAGTAAGAAGGCTTGTGAGACAAGAGAGAGATATTTCTTCTGTTATGTCAAGTGAAAATTTGCACCTTGAGGTTCTTGCTAGTGCTTCACATGCCATGACCACTGGATCTCTTTTCTGCGTCTCATACAGACCCAG ACAAAATTCGTCTGGCTTCATTGTTAATGTCAATAAGTACCTTGAAGCTCAGAAATATATGTATTCTGTTGGGACAAAGTTTAAAATGAGATTCGAGGATGAGCAGATTCTTGAATGCAG CTTCAAGGGCACAATTGTTGGTATTGAAGATATATCCTCAAGATGGCCTGATTCTAAATGGAGATGCTTAAAG GTTCAATGGGATGAACCTTCTTCAATCTTGCGTCCAGAAAGAGTTTCTCCATGGGAATTAGAACCACTTGTAGCAATTTCTACTCCAAAATTTCTCCCTGGACTAGGGAAGAAGCGAGCTCGACCATGTCTTTTGCCCTCATCTGCACGATACTATG TAGATACGTGGAAATTCCCTTCTGAGTCTCCTGCTGCTTTCTCCTATTATGACCTCTATTCATCATCCAGTTCATCTTCTACTTCTAAGAGCAATTCTCTTGGTTTTAGTGGCTTTAGTTCACAGGCTAGCATTTCCCCCAACCGAGTGGAAAATGTTGTGGAGTCTTCTGCCTATGCTGTTGATGAAGAACCAGGAAATGTGGGGGATGGTTGCCCAGTTCTATCTTTAGATACGTCTGACCAGCATTCTGAAACATTGAACAATATTAATCAGTCTGAAATACATTCAGGAAGTTGTGAGCCTAAGAAACTCTGCCCGCCATCTCCTCAGGAAATTGAAGGCAAGCAGATCAGGAAGCATGTAAAG GTTAAAATGCAAGGTGTTGCTGTTGGGAGATCAGTTGATTTGACACAGATGGACTGCCATGAGGACCTGCTAAGAGAACTGGAGAAGATGTTTGACATTGAAGGTAAACTCAGAGGATCCACAAAGAAATGGGAGGTTATCTACACTGATGAAGAAGGTGACATGATGTTGTTTGGGGATTATCCATGGCC
- the LOC110623950 gene encoding auxin response factor 1 isoform X4, with translation MLPFILPSNILHRVIYVQRMAEPETDQVCAQIILLPELDQTEITSPDPPLPEQETYTIHSFHKTLTASDISTRGSLFIYRKHAEDCLPPLDMSQQPPRQDLIAADLHRNKWHFQHIFRGKPKRHVLTTGWNAYVNSKKLAAGDVFIFLRGENGRIHIGVRRLVRQERDISSVMSSENLHLEVLASASHAMTTGSLFCVSYRPRQNSSGFIVNVNKYLEAQKYMYSVGTKFKMRFEDEQILECSFKGTIVGIEDISSRWPDSKWRCLKVQWDEPSSILRPERVSPWELEPLVAISTPKFLPGLGKKRARPCLLPSSARYYVDTWKFPSESPAAFSYYDLYSSSSSSSTSKSNSLGFSGFSSQASISPNRVENVVESSAYAVDEEPGNVGDGCPVLSLDTSDQHSETLNNINQSEIHSGSCEPKKLCPPSPQEIEGKQIRKHVKVKMQGVAVGRSVDLTQMDCHEDLLRELEKMFDIEGKLRGSTKKWEVIYTDEEGDMMLFGDYPWPEFCSMVREIFICASDEIRRMKSRSG, from the exons ATGCTCCCATTCATTCTTCCGTCTAACATTCTTCATAGAGTGATTTATGTTCAGCGTATG GCTGAACCTGAAACTGACCAAGTTTGTGCACAGATAATTCTACTTCCTGAACTAGAT CAAACAGAAATTACCAGCCCTGATCCTCCCCTTCCAGAACAAGAAACATACACAATCCATTCATTTCACAAAACTCTTACTGCTTCAGACATAAGCACCCGTggcagtttatttatttatcgaAAGCATGCAGAGGACTGTCTTCCTCCATTG GATATGTCCCAGCAGCCACCTAGGCAGGACTTGATTGCAGCTGATCTGCATAGAAATAAGTGGCATTTTCAACACATTTTTCGAG GTAAACCTAAGCGCCACGTACTCACAACTGGGTGGAATGCATATGTTAACTCCAAAAAGTTAGCAGCAGGCGATGTGTTTATCTTTCTAAG GGGAGAAAATGGAAGGATTCACATTGGAGTAAGAAGGCTTGTGAGACAAGAGAGAGATATTTCTTCTGTTATGTCAAGTGAAAATTTGCACCTTGAGGTTCTTGCTAGTGCTTCACATGCCATGACCACTGGATCTCTTTTCTGCGTCTCATACAGACCCAG ACAAAATTCGTCTGGCTTCATTGTTAATGTCAATAAGTACCTTGAAGCTCAGAAATATATGTATTCTGTTGGGACAAAGTTTAAAATGAGATTCGAGGATGAGCAGATTCTTGAATGCAG CTTCAAGGGCACAATTGTTGGTATTGAAGATATATCCTCAAGATGGCCTGATTCTAAATGGAGATGCTTAAAG GTTCAATGGGATGAACCTTCTTCAATCTTGCGTCCAGAAAGAGTTTCTCCATGGGAATTAGAACCACTTGTAGCAATTTCTACTCCAAAATTTCTCCCTGGACTAGGGAAGAAGCGAGCTCGACCATGTCTTTTGCCCTCATCTGCACGATACTATG TAGATACGTGGAAATTCCCTTCTGAGTCTCCTGCTGCTTTCTCCTATTATGACCTCTATTCATCATCCAGTTCATCTTCTACTTCTAAGAGCAATTCTCTTGGTTTTAGTGGCTTTAGTTCACAGGCTAGCATTTCCCCCAACCGAGTGGAAAATGTTGTGGAGTCTTCTGCCTATGCTGTTGATGAAGAACCAGGAAATGTGGGGGATGGTTGCCCAGTTCTATCTTTAGATACGTCTGACCAGCATTCTGAAACATTGAACAATATTAATCAGTCTGAAATACATTCAGGAAGTTGTGAGCCTAAGAAACTCTGCCCGCCATCTCCTCAGGAAATTGAAGGCAAGCAGATCAGGAAGCATGTAAAG GTTAAAATGCAAGGTGTTGCTGTTGGGAGATCAGTTGATTTGACACAGATGGACTGCCATGAGGACCTGCTAAGAGAACTGGAGAAGATGTTTGACATTGAAGGTAAACTCAGAGGATCCACAAAGAAATGGGAGGTTATCTACACTGATGAAGAAGGTGACATGATGTTGTTTGGGGATTATCCATGGCC TGAATTCTGTAGCATGGTGAGGGAGATCTTCATCTGTGCATCAGATGAGATCAGGAGGATGAAATCGAGATCAGGCTAA
- the LOC110623950 gene encoding auxin response factor 1 isoform X3, whose translation MASTATHHFTGGGYHYALYKELWDACAGPLVTLPRAGERVYFFPQGYIEQLGAPVHGELEQEMLPFILPSKILCRVIYVQRMAEPETDQVCAQIILLPELDQTEITSPDPPLPEQETYTIHSFHKTLTASDISTRGSLFIYRKHAEDCLPPLDMSQQPPRQDLIAADLHRNKWHFQHIFRGKPKRHVLTTGWNAYVNSKKLAAGDVFIFLRGENGRIHIGVRRLVRQERDISSVMSSENLHLEVLASASHAMTTGSLFCVSYRPRQNSSGFIVNVNKYLEAQKYMYSVGTKFKMRFEDEQILECSFKGTIVGIEDISSRWPDSKWRCLKVQWDEPSSILRPERVSPWELEPLVAISTPKFLPGLGKKRARPCLLPSSARYYDTWKFPSESPAAFSYYDLYSSSSSSSTSKSNSLGFSGFSSQASISPNRVENVVESSAYAVDEEPGNVGDGCPVLSLDTSDQHSETLNNINQSEIHSGSCEPKKLCPPSPQEIEGKQIRKHVKVKMQGVAVGRSVDLTQMDCHEDLLRELEKMFDIEGKLRGSTKKWEVIYTDEEGDMMLFGDYPWPEFCSMVREIFICASDEIRRMKSRSG comes from the exons ATGGCATCAACAGCAACTCATcattttacaggag GGGGTTACCATTATGCTTTATATAAGGAACTATGGGATGCCTGTGCTGGACCTCTTGTTACCCTTCCTCGCGCAGGAGAACGAGTTTATTTTTTTCCACAAGGTTACATAGAACAG CTTGGAGCTCCTGTACATGGAGAGTTAGAGCAGGAAATGCTCCCATTCATTCTTCCGTCTAAAATTCTTTGTAGAGTGATTTATGTTCAGCGTATG GCTGAACCTGAAACTGACCAAGTTTGTGCACAGATAATTCTACTTCCTGAACTAGAT CAAACAGAAATTACCAGCCCTGATCCTCCCCTTCCAGAACAAGAAACATACACAATCCATTCATTTCACAAAACTCTTACTGCTTCAGACATAAGCACCCGTggcagtttatttatttatcgaAAGCATGCAGAGGACTGTCTTCCTCCATTG GATATGTCCCAGCAGCCACCTAGGCAGGACTTGATTGCAGCTGATCTGCATAGAAATAAGTGGCATTTTCAACACATTTTTCGAG GTAAACCTAAGCGCCACGTACTCACAACTGGGTGGAATGCATATGTTAACTCCAAAAAGTTAGCAGCAGGCGATGTGTTTATCTTTCTAAG GGGAGAAAATGGAAGGATTCACATTGGAGTAAGAAGGCTTGTGAGACAAGAGAGAGATATTTCTTCTGTTATGTCAAGTGAAAATTTGCACCTTGAGGTTCTTGCTAGTGCTTCACATGCCATGACCACTGGATCTCTTTTCTGCGTCTCATACAGACCCAG ACAAAATTCGTCTGGCTTCATTGTTAATGTCAATAAGTACCTTGAAGCTCAGAAATATATGTATTCTGTTGGGACAAAGTTTAAAATGAGATTCGAGGATGAGCAGATTCTTGAATGCAG CTTCAAGGGCACAATTGTTGGTATTGAAGATATATCCTCAAGATGGCCTGATTCTAAATGGAGATGCTTAAAG GTTCAATGGGATGAACCTTCTTCAATCTTGCGTCCAGAAAGAGTTTCTCCATGGGAATTAGAACCACTTGTAGCAATTTCTACTCCAAAATTTCTCCCTGGACTAGGGAAGAAGCGAGCTCGACCATGTCTTTTGCCCTCATCTGCACGATACTATG ATACGTGGAAATTCCCTTCTGAGTCTCCTGCTGCTTTCTCCTATTATGACCTCTATTCATCATCCAGTTCATCTTCTACTTCTAAGAGCAATTCTCTTGGTTTTAGTGGCTTTAGTTCACAGGCTAGCATTTCCCCCAACCGAGTGGAAAATGTTGTGGAGTCTTCTGCCTATGCTGTTGATGAAGAACCAGGAAATGTGGGGGATGGTTGCCCAGTTCTATCTTTAGATACGTCTGACCAGCATTCTGAAACATTGAACAATATTAATCAGTCTGAAATACATTCAGGAAGTTGTGAGCCTAAGAAACTCTGCCCGCCATCTCCTCAGGAAATTGAAGGCAAGCAGATCAGGAAGCATGTAAAG GTTAAAATGCAAGGTGTTGCTGTTGGGAGATCAGTTGATTTGACACAGATGGACTGCCATGAGGACCTGCTAAGAGAACTGGAGAAGATGTTTGACATTGAAGGTAAACTCAGAGGATCCACAAAGAAATGGGAGGTTATCTACACTGATGAAGAAGGTGACATGATGTTGTTTGGGGATTATCCATGGCC TGAATTCTGTAGCATGGTGAGGGAGATCTTCATCTGTGCATCAGATGAGATCAGGAGGATGAAATCGAGATCAGGCTAA
- the LOC110623950 gene encoding auxin response factor 1 isoform X1, with translation MASTATHHFTGGGYHYALYKELWDACAGPLVTLPRAGERVYFFPQGYIEQLGAPVHGELEQEMLPFILPSKILCRVIYVQRMAEPETDQVCAQIILLPELDQTEITSPDPPLPEQETYTIHSFHKTLTASDISTRGSLFIYRKHAEDCLPPLDMSQQPPRQDLIAADLHRNKWHFQHIFRGKPKRHVLTTGWNAYVNSKKLAAGDVFIFLRGENGRIHIGVRRLVRQERDISSVMSSENLHLEVLASASHAMTTGSLFCVSYRPRQNSSGFIVNVNKYLEAQKYMYSVGTKFKMRFEDEQILECSFKGTIVGIEDISSRWPDSKWRCLKVQWDEPSSILRPERVSPWELEPLVAISTPKFLPGLGKKRARPCLLPSSARYYVDTWKFPSESPAAFSYYDLYSSSSSSSTSKSNSLGFSGFSSQASISPNRVENVVESSAYAVDEEPGNVGDGCPVLSLDTSDQHSETLNNINQSEIHSGSCEPKKLCPPSPQEIEGKQIRKHVKVKMQGVAVGRSVDLTQMDCHEDLLRELEKMFDIEGKLRGSTKKWEVIYTDEEGDMMLFGDYPWPEFCSMVREIFICASDEIRRMKSRSG, from the exons ATGGCATCAACAGCAACTCATcattttacaggag GGGGTTACCATTATGCTTTATATAAGGAACTATGGGATGCCTGTGCTGGACCTCTTGTTACCCTTCCTCGCGCAGGAGAACGAGTTTATTTTTTTCCACAAGGTTACATAGAACAG CTTGGAGCTCCTGTACATGGAGAGTTAGAGCAGGAAATGCTCCCATTCATTCTTCCGTCTAAAATTCTTTGTAGAGTGATTTATGTTCAGCGTATG GCTGAACCTGAAACTGACCAAGTTTGTGCACAGATAATTCTACTTCCTGAACTAGAT CAAACAGAAATTACCAGCCCTGATCCTCCCCTTCCAGAACAAGAAACATACACAATCCATTCATTTCACAAAACTCTTACTGCTTCAGACATAAGCACCCGTggcagtttatttatttatcgaAAGCATGCAGAGGACTGTCTTCCTCCATTG GATATGTCCCAGCAGCCACCTAGGCAGGACTTGATTGCAGCTGATCTGCATAGAAATAAGTGGCATTTTCAACACATTTTTCGAG GTAAACCTAAGCGCCACGTACTCACAACTGGGTGGAATGCATATGTTAACTCCAAAAAGTTAGCAGCAGGCGATGTGTTTATCTTTCTAAG GGGAGAAAATGGAAGGATTCACATTGGAGTAAGAAGGCTTGTGAGACAAGAGAGAGATATTTCTTCTGTTATGTCAAGTGAAAATTTGCACCTTGAGGTTCTTGCTAGTGCTTCACATGCCATGACCACTGGATCTCTTTTCTGCGTCTCATACAGACCCAG ACAAAATTCGTCTGGCTTCATTGTTAATGTCAATAAGTACCTTGAAGCTCAGAAATATATGTATTCTGTTGGGACAAAGTTTAAAATGAGATTCGAGGATGAGCAGATTCTTGAATGCAG CTTCAAGGGCACAATTGTTGGTATTGAAGATATATCCTCAAGATGGCCTGATTCTAAATGGAGATGCTTAAAG GTTCAATGGGATGAACCTTCTTCAATCTTGCGTCCAGAAAGAGTTTCTCCATGGGAATTAGAACCACTTGTAGCAATTTCTACTCCAAAATTTCTCCCTGGACTAGGGAAGAAGCGAGCTCGACCATGTCTTTTGCCCTCATCTGCACGATACTATG TAGATACGTGGAAATTCCCTTCTGAGTCTCCTGCTGCTTTCTCCTATTATGACCTCTATTCATCATCCAGTTCATCTTCTACTTCTAAGAGCAATTCTCTTGGTTTTAGTGGCTTTAGTTCACAGGCTAGCATTTCCCCCAACCGAGTGGAAAATGTTGTGGAGTCTTCTGCCTATGCTGTTGATGAAGAACCAGGAAATGTGGGGGATGGTTGCCCAGTTCTATCTTTAGATACGTCTGACCAGCATTCTGAAACATTGAACAATATTAATCAGTCTGAAATACATTCAGGAAGTTGTGAGCCTAAGAAACTCTGCCCGCCATCTCCTCAGGAAATTGAAGGCAAGCAGATCAGGAAGCATGTAAAG GTTAAAATGCAAGGTGTTGCTGTTGGGAGATCAGTTGATTTGACACAGATGGACTGCCATGAGGACCTGCTAAGAGAACTGGAGAAGATGTTTGACATTGAAGGTAAACTCAGAGGATCCACAAAGAAATGGGAGGTTATCTACACTGATGAAGAAGGTGACATGATGTTGTTTGGGGATTATCCATGGCC TGAATTCTGTAGCATGGTGAGGGAGATCTTCATCTGTGCATCAGATGAGATCAGGAGGATGAAATCGAGATCAGGCTAA